The DNA region ATCTTCAATCAGGTCGATATCATCTTCAACCTGTGATCAGAGATGAAGGTAAATAGTCTGGTTGAGGTTGACACAGTGTCACAGTCTGTATAGTTATAATAAGGGCATTATTAGCAATCCCATAATACCTTTTCAGTAAGATGATTTGCTGCTCTACTCCAGTTTGCTTCTACCAAACTGCATGTAGTAATATTTCATGAATATTAACAAGCACGATTTTGCAGCAAAACCACATAGAATACTAAATCCATACAGCATATATGTGTCTTCACATATTCCTTTAAAAGAGATTCAGTAATGACTAATGTGGAAACCAGAGAAAAACATACTGATGCATGATGATTACCTGAGAATTGAAGGACTTTGTGAACAATGTGTTATCTCTTTATACCATGAAAGAAGTTCAGAAGTAGCAGTCTTACGCTTCTTGGGTCTCAAAATCACCTGATGCTGATCAGAAACATTCATCTTCATTGATGGAGGAGAAAATAAGGGCTCATTTGCTTTGACTGTGGGAGCAGAACTCTTAAGAGCGCCACCGACATATGCCTCAACAGGAGTAGCAACAGTTTTATCTTCTAAATAAGATGTACCCATGGAAGACATTCCAGGAGAAAATGGAAGTTCTTCCGGTCTAGAGGACATGACATGGCGCATATTTTGCATAGGCAATAATGGCCCACTTTTCAAGGATCCATACTGGTTGAACCACGATGGTGCCATCTGGGGGCTAACCGCATGATGCTCAACTCTAACAGCAGAAGCATCAGCAGGAGGTTTGCTAGTACAATCATGCAGAGCAGTCATCATAGCAACATCCTCTGGGGCAGCATTTCTGTGAGGTGAAGTGTTCCTCAGTACAATATCAGATGGTGTAGAAAAGGTCACTACCCTAGAATCTTCAGGAGGAATTCCACTACTTGAACCCAATGCGTTCCTAAAATTTTCCTTATTTTGCTTCTCCGTTACCAAATGTGATTGAAGAATATCATGAACATTTTCCGGTCCTTTTAATCTCTTTGAAAACCTAATGCTTGGATCACTCTCGGCATTCTTCAGGTCCCTCATTTGGTTTTGTAAGGCAAAATTTTCATTAGAAAAGCTATTAGGTTTCAGAGATCGGCCAAAGTTTTCAATGTCCTTTTGTGTTGAAGCAGAGTTAGCTGGACAATCATCCAAGTGACTCTTAATAGAAGATGCAGTTCCCGAAGGCAATTCTATTTTCGAGGCAGAGACTAACTCTCCAGAGTTCTCCCTCAACCTTTGCATGTGCCCGTCAACATGCATTGCAGTAGACTTCATACAAATATGCCCCCCTTTACCAACATCAAGATCACCTCGACAACTAGATTCCAATATATTGGGCTGGGGTGGCTCATTAAAATTTGTTGGATACTGAGCCGCAGAAGTATTTTGAGGCGCAGGACCATTAGACCACATGTTATTCAAGACCTTGCTTGAAGACCCTTGTCGAGAAAAGCTTGACATTGCAAAATACGGAGAACCGCGCATTTGATCCCTGGATGATGCAGTTCCAGCTGGACCTATCTCTTGTACATCATAAGGGCCGCTTTGCTGAGTACAGCCCCCAGGCGAAGGAAGACTATTTTTCTGATGGTTGCCAGAGGTATCAGGTAGAACAGTCTCTGCAGAACCTCTTTCCATTGAGTGTGAAGCACAATAGCTGAATGATGAGTCAATGTGCTGATTCATAGCTGGTTTTGTGCTTGGCCTTGTTGCTTGTTTATTCTGAAGTTGACTTTGCATATATGGAGTGTCAGAAGTAAATGCTGAATGATAGTTCCCTGGCCCCTTACTGACAGAGTTATCATTCCCTGGATTTCTTGGACCTGCAGACGCATGGTTTTCATATTCCACCTGAGATTTTTCATTTGGGGACTGCCTAGATTGCAATGAAGATGACAAGTGCATGCTTTTCTCTGCCATTCCTATGCCAACAAGACTGGTACATGCTGCATTTGCCATGCTTTGAGCTTTCTGGGAGGGTGATGAAAGATCTGAAATTTGCAATAGTTGAGATGGAGGACCAAGTTGCAATCCAAAACTTTTAGAGAAAGAAGATTGGCTGCGCTGAAGGTGACCGGCAGACCCATCAGAGTTTTCTGCTTCAGGTGGTTGAGATGATACATCCACCTTGTGAAGAAGCTCCAGCATGTTTTGGCTAGATTGgatagaaaaaaattagaatgTACTGACAACAAGTAAACTCTATTAAGATAAAGAAAACTTGAATTACCTGGGTGATGTAACCTTTTTAGTGCTTGAATCAAATGATTGACTAAAAAGAGTAGATGTCCCAGCTGCATAACCAGTGAAGCTACCACCACAAGGCTCTTTATCATGGTGTTTACTGTCTTTTGGAATTTCACCCTGTAAGTAAAACAATACTTAGTTTTTGTCTAGTAATGAGATATTACCTTTTCTAAAGAATTTATTGCAACCTGACCAAACAGATTTAACTGGCCAGGATGGGCATTCTGCAGGGTAGTGGCCTGCGCTTGGGTAGGCTGCTTAAGGTCATGGGTAGGCCCCACATCATCATCCAGATTTCCCATGGGATGATACTGAAATTTGCGAGGAGCAGAACCTTTTTTAGCAAGCTGATTGCTTGACTTTTGCTTCCCAGAGGATAGAGACCTTGAATCGATTGCATCAACTGCTCCACTTTCCCTGAGGCCACCTGAAGCATGATTAGATAAGTTTGAGGGATGACTGTCATTAGAATTTTCCTTCATGGCACAGTTCTCCCTATCATTATTTATCATTTCACCATGATCGGGGCTCTTCCATGACCCTTGATTCTGATAATTACCCAGATCAATCATTCTCCCTAAGCTTTCACCCCCTTGGGATTTTGTTGAAGGAGAGGCATGCTTCCACTGATTGAGTAAATGGTTATTCTGAGCAAATGGATTAGCTCCATCACCAGCTACCGTATTGCATGAGTTTGCTACTGAATATGCAGCACTGTGAAAACCCAAATTTCCTTTGGAATTATTTGCTTGGTGATTTCCAGTCATAGATCTTACGGAGCCAAATTCAACAGCACTAGTTAAGGGACTGGATTTCCATAAAGAATCTCCATCCATCATTTGACCCTGCATTGCCCTCACTTGGTTGTTCTGATTTTGAGATACTTTCTCAGCATTATGACTATTCAATGATCTATCACCAGCAGGTGGTACAGCTGCCAGAGTATTCCATCCATTTGATTGTGGTTTAGTTTCTCCCTGGCCAGGAGGCCAATCTGCAAAAACTTTCGTTCCATTTCTCTCAGCACCCACAGCTTTTTCCAAGGCATTTCCACGTATATCAGTCTCACCTGTTAATTGATTTTGGACTTGGCTGCGATTTAGCCACTTGCTAGTTCCCAGAACAGACTGCCCAAACCTTTGAGAAACATCAGTTGGCACCGCCTCACTAGGAGTGTGCCCAAGTTGATTCAATCCCATAGGTCTGAGAGGGTCAGAAGAGCGAATGGATTCAGTGCCTTTTGCTGAAGGTATTCGAACACTGTCACTGTGCAACGGTGATTCTTTGACATTTCCATTATGAATTAAGGGGGACTGAGTTGCTGAAGAACCATCCGTATTGTGATAATTCAGACTACTCCATTCCTCCTGAGGCCCTATATCAGCACTAGAAGTTTCAGCCACCGCAGACTGCATGAGAGCACTCCAGCTACCACTGTTAAGGGATGGAATCCCATTTGATATTCCACTACTACTATCGAATAAATTACCTGCTTCTCCATTTATACTTGGGAGCTTACCAAATGCAGACCATATATTATCATCCGAACCATACAAGATCTTTTCTTCAGTAGGATCAAGGGTAACTTCATTCTGAGGTGAAGATACTTGCATTGGATATCTTTCTTGTGAGGTTTCCGATACAGTACACAGCTCCTGTCTCCTCGCATGGTCCTGATGTGTTGCATTATTCTGCAATGAGTTCACTTGCTGGTGGAATCCTATATCCATTAAGCCAGTATTCAGTGCCAGACTAGAACCATGTTCATTAGTTTTATTTTGAAAGTTTTGTCGAGATATGGAAGTCCCCTCAGTAAGTCTATCAGgaaaaaaattgtgttgatTACTGTGCAGAGAATTGCCAGATGTTGGCATTTGAGCCATTGGCGGTCTCTCTGTCACCATCGGAGAGTATTGGTTCACACCCAAACCCCTTGAATTGGATACTGGAACTCCGTAAAGGGATTGATCAGCCTGTAGATTCACCATGTCTATTAATTGGTGCGTCTGTCCAAGATTTGGTAGAAAAGTAAAGCCACTAGGGGATCCTTGCATGGCAGCAGAACCACAACCAAGCCAGTTTGTCCCAGGCTCAGTAGTCCAAGGATTACGTAATGCATCAGAATTTGGAGTACCATGAAACATAGGGGACTGGCTTCCAGATGCCTGTTTGACAACCTGAGGAACCTGATGATTAGGATTTTGAGGCCGTGAGTCCAGCTGTTGAAGTTGCTGCTGTCTTTGAAGCTCTTCCATTTTCCTGATCATGAGTTGCTGCTGCAGTTGGTGCATGTCATTGAGGCCAGATTGCTGCCGCTGTAATGCCTGCAGCAGGCTTGCTTGCTGATGGTTCATCTGCTGCTGACCACCAAATAGATCAAAACTTACTGAAGAGACAGATGATCCTGATCTATCTGAAGCCTTTGGTAGTTGCTCGCGGCCACTAATTCTCTGCAATTCATGCACTGGCAAGCCTCTTGAGgctaatatattattttgatcAGAATATGCATCCAATTCCCGGAAGTTTGCTTCATTCTGCCTACCTTGGGAATATTGATTTCCATACATATGGCCGTTGGAATATTGCTGCTCATTTAGGGACTGACTTCTAGAGAAATCAGGCCTTGGATTTGATTGTGAAAAATTCAATCCATGAGCTGCATGAACAGGGTAGCTAGACTGCCCTCTATCTATTTCTGCTCAAAATATCAAAAGAGAAATTTAGATGAGTACACTGGCAATGTGTGTATGCCAAACTAGAAATGGAAAAAACCTAGAGAACATATCCAGCTAGACATTGAAATATTGAATCAGAGAAGTAATACCTGGGTTTTGCACAGAGTAACTTTTAGTGCTTGAATTCACCACACCAACAGGTCTTGGGCTGCCAACCCAAAAATTGTTGTTAGGCACTGGCCAGTTtccttccaaaccatgtgtttgATGTTGCCCCTGTGATGAATTGTCTTGTGCAAAGAAATTGTGGACCCTATCTCCAAGTTCGTTGCCAGGCATAGATGGTTAGCCTAAAATTTTCAGCTGTCGGATATGATAAGTTTTAAATCTTGAATAAAGAATAAACTACTTAGACTTgcaatcctctttctctctAGAATCTATAATACATTACAACCTTTGGAAACAAGAACAGGTATGTCAACATACAACTCCCCTGAAATCTAACATCAATCATGTGCCACCACCTCAAACACTGATAGCTGCCAGAATAACAACACTGCAGGGAAAAACACACACAATGTCAGCTTAATTTAAGAGACTAAATACCTGTACACACATATTTAGTTAAGGTGTGTAATATGCATGCAAGGGAGTTACAGGTGTCCACACGGTTATTTATAACTCAAGAAAAGACATGAAGAAGTCCACagacatatatttatatatctctATATTCTGCAGAAATTAGATTCTTGGCAAGGTTCGAGAGGTACTTATGCTCCCTCCTAACCTTAGGCAGAGCTTAAACCAATTCAAAGAAAGTTGTTTAAAATTCCATATAGGTGTAAAGGCAGCTTATTGATGTGAGGTAGATACAGAAAGTGGAGGTTAAAGTTAGTCCAAAGACAAATAGCAAGTGGCAAGTGCAGCCCAGAAGTACAGTCTAGCAAAGTTCAGTTCCATTTTTGGTGATCTTTCTGATTATACAGTTATGAAGCCATAATTCAAACCACCTGCTAACTTGTATTTGTAATTCATGAAAAAATAGATGTGTCCAATTTAACTTTTAACTTTTAACTTTCAACTAAGATCAGCATTCCTTTCAATGTAAACAACTTATCAATAAATCAATCAAAATAGAAGTCATACACAACAAATTATCAAATTATGAGAGTGATGTGGTAAGACCAATAACTGATCATCCTATATGGTTTAGCAGACAGACATATCAAATACTCCCTACGTCTGTgcttaaatatctcatttttccattttggttagTCTGCCATCACTTGTCTCATTTAACTTTTACTATATAAGGTTAGTACTTAGTAGGCCTCACTTTCCGTTAACACATTCTGctcacattttattgtaaaatcaTAATATAAAGTGGGACATGCATTCCACTAGCTTTTTCCAATCACattcatttacattttttaaaacccgagCCGCCAAAACACACACGCCGCCTTATGGGATATGCCTAAGTATGCACCACTGCATAATGGCTGCACATTACTTAAAAGGGAGCAGATCCCAGAACTGACATGGAATCTCATTACAGTAGCCCATCAAAGGATAGTGTATACTTCACCATGAATATTAGTTCTATAGAGTTCAAAATTATATCTCTATTTGAGAAAACCTTCTCCCCTGGACAACGCAATTATCTTTTGTAATAGAATTATATTCGGACCTTTCAATCAAAACACTTTTCCATAATGGATATAATCCATTTCAAATGGTGGTATTCAATGCTTTCAAAACCAGGCTTTGAAAACTCTATCAAGAGCTGCAGAGCACTCTTAATCACAATAGAGTACTGATCCCCTGTGAAGATTGCAGACCACTAGCTGATTCATAAATAGGAAACATTGACTTTTGATCAGCAGACTCAGCAGGATACGTGAAGAAATATTCGTAAGGACGATGTAAACATAGAATTGCATTCTACATGCAAACTATGCCTGAGGGAATTTCTCCTCGTAGGGACTGAGACAGgttttctatctcttcatcCATATATAATAGCAGCTTCCTTACCAGAACCATAATAGCAGCACTAGATTTTCAAACCCTTACTGCCATTCACAGCATGTTTCTTACTTCACCAATTGAGGTCACAGTTCTCATGTTTCAAACCTAGCATATCTTAGTgaaaatgagagagaaagaattGTTCAAACCACTTTTCAGTTATACATAAACCATCGCATATATCAGCAGCCCGGAGGTGAAATTTCTAGCCCAATTCGTTATAAACTACAACAAAAAACCATTTCATCTGAATAGAGCATCCTGATACTAACTAAATCTTCGTGTAGCACCACGAAACAAGCTGCCGGTCGACCTGCCCACCTTGAATTCCTAAACCCTACCCCCCAAATCGAACCATCCGCAGCA from Salvia splendens isolate huo1 chromosome 9, SspV2, whole genome shotgun sequence includes:
- the LOC121749728 gene encoding uncharacterized protein LOC121749728 — translated: MPGNELGDRVHNFFAQDNSSQGQHQTHGLEGNWPVPNNNFWVGSPRPVGVVNSSTKSYSVQNPEIDRGQSSYPVHAAHGLNFSQSNPRPDFSRSQSLNEQQYSNGHMYGNQYSQGRQNEANFRELDAYSDQNNILASRGLPVHELQRISGREQLPKASDRSGSSVSSVSFDLFGGQQQMNHQQASLLQALQRQQSGLNDMHQLQQQLMIRKMEELQRQQQLQQLDSRPQNPNHQVPQVVKQASGSQSPMFHGTPNSDALRNPWTTEPGTNWLGCGSAAMQGSPSGFTFLPNLGQTHQLIDMVNLQADQSLYGVPVSNSRGLGVNQYSPMVTERPPMAQMPTSGNSLHSNQHNFFPDRLTEGTSISRQNFQNKTNEHGSSLALNTGLMDIGFHQQVNSLQNNATHQDHARRQELCTVSETSQERYPMQVSSPQNEVTLDPTEEKILYGSDDNIWSAFGKLPSINGEAGNLFDSSSGISNGIPSLNSGSWSALMQSAVAETSSADIGPQEEWSSLNYHNTDGSSATQSPLIHNGNVKESPLHSDSVRIPSAKGTESIRSSDPLRPMGLNQLGHTPSEAVPTDVSQRFGQSVLGTSKWLNRSQVQNQLTGETDIRGNALEKAVGAERNGTKVFADWPPGQGETKPQSNGWNTLAAVPPAGDRSLNSHNAEKVSQNQNNQVRAMQGQMMDGDSLWKSSPLTSAVEFGSVRSMTGNHQANNSKGNLGFHSAAYSVANSCNTVAGDGANPFAQNNHLLNQWKHASPSTKSQGGESLGRMIDLGNYQNQGSWKSPDHGEMINNDRENCAMKENSNDSHPSNLSNHASGGLRESGAVDAIDSRSLSSGKQKSSNQLAKKGSAPRKFQYHPMGNLDDDVGPTHDLKQPTQAQATTLQNAHPGQLNLFGQGEIPKDSKHHDKEPCGGSFTGYAAGTSTLFSQSFDSSTKKVTSPSQNMLELLHKVDVSSQPPEAENSDGSAGHLQRSQSSFSKSFGLQLGPPSQLLQISDLSSPSQKAQSMANAACTSLVGIGMAEKSMHLSSSLQSRQSPNEKSQVEYENHASAGPRNPGNDNSVSKGPGNYHSAFTSDTPYMQSQLQNKQATRPSTKPAMNQHIDSSFSYCASHSMERGSAETVLPDTSGNHQKNSLPSPGGCTQQSGPYDVQEIGPAGTASSRDQMRGSPYFAMSSFSRQGSSSKVLNNMWSNGPAPQNTSAAQYPTNFNEPPQPNILESSCRGDLDVGKGGHICMKSTAMHVDGHMQRLRENSGELVSASKIELPSGTASSIKSHLDDCPANSASTQKDIENFGRSLKPNSFSNENFALQNQMRDLKNAESDPSIRFSKRLKGPENVHDILQSHLVTEKQNKENFRNALGSSSGIPPEDSRVVTFSTPSDIVLRNTSPHRNAAPEDVAMMTALHDCTSKPPADASAVRVEHHAVSPQMAPSWFNQYGSLKSGPLLPMQNMRHVMSSRPEELPFSPGMSSMGTSYLEDKTVATPVEAYVGGALKSSAPTVKANEPLFSPPSMKMNVSDQHQVILRPKKRKTATSELLSWYKEITHCSQSPSILSLVEANWSRAANHLTEKVEDDIDLIEDGPPLLRSKRRLILTTQLMQQLFCPPPATILSADAISEYESLAYAVSRVALGDACSALSTSCNLDSPRHDMNIHAAKGKLNGDPCFAKVIEDLSGKAGKLENDLLRLDKSASILDLRLECQDLEKFSVINRFAKFHGRGQNDNAVISTDATAATQKPCAQRYITAVPMPKSLPDWVQCLSL